The Microlunatus antarcticus genome window below encodes:
- a CDS encoding substrate-binding domain-containing protein, with the protein MVHFRKSSLSAAALSASALLLMAACSTGQTAGSGAPASSAAAEPSASVSQSLGADQNGVPAAITAAGGTEKLTTAVPEGVAAEYGPICKGSDLGIGKIDFTTDTIGWAQSEKEANPFRIASTKSQVDAAKAKGWKLLTTNAQSNVQQENSDIKGMIDKGAKAIIFSPINSTGLGDAISYAKEKKVAMIPVDRNITGVKGCETVGPQLGSDFVEQGRRAADAMIKATGGNAKLAILLGASGVNVTDDRTAGFLDQLKAKNATGIEVVFQQTADFTREKGKSVTETLLRAHPDVNAIYAENDEMGLGALAALDDAGKAGTDSVHIVSIDGTKGAVQAIVEGNFDAVIESNPAYGPSAQAALDAYVNGDGAPAVTITTDNQYDLSNAQQALDSGAAY; encoded by the coding sequence ATGGTCCACTTCCGCAAGTCCTCCCTCTCCGCAGCCGCGCTGTCCGCGTCCGCGCTGCTCCTGATGGCCGCGTGCAGCACCGGCCAGACCGCCGGCAGCGGCGCTCCCGCCTCGTCCGCGGCGGCGGAGCCCAGCGCCTCGGTCTCGCAGTCCCTGGGGGCCGACCAGAACGGCGTCCCGGCCGCGATCACCGCCGCCGGCGGCACCGAGAAGCTCACGACCGCGGTGCCGGAGGGCGTCGCGGCGGAGTACGGGCCCATCTGCAAGGGCTCCGACCTCGGCATCGGCAAGATCGACTTCACCACCGACACGATCGGCTGGGCGCAGTCGGAGAAGGAGGCGAACCCCTTCCGGATCGCCTCCACCAAGTCGCAGGTCGACGCCGCCAAGGCCAAGGGCTGGAAGCTGCTGACCACGAACGCGCAGTCGAACGTGCAGCAGGAGAACAGCGACATCAAGGGGATGATCGACAAGGGCGCGAAGGCGATCATCTTCTCCCCGATCAACTCCACGGGCCTCGGCGACGCCATCTCCTACGCCAAGGAGAAGAAGGTCGCCATGATCCCGGTCGACCGCAACATCACCGGCGTCAAGGGCTGCGAGACCGTCGGCCCGCAGCTCGGCTCGGACTTCGTCGAGCAGGGCCGTCGCGCCGCCGACGCCATGATCAAGGCCACCGGCGGGAACGCGAAGCTCGCGATCCTGCTCGGCGCCTCGGGCGTCAACGTGACCGACGACCGCACGGCCGGCTTCCTCGACCAGCTCAAGGCCAAGAACGCCACGGGCATCGAGGTCGTCTTCCAGCAGACCGCCGACTTCACCCGCGAGAAGGGCAAGTCGGTCACCGAGACCCTGCTGCGCGCGCACCCGGACGTCAACGCGATCTACGCCGAGAACGACGAGATGGGTCTGGGCGCCCTCGCGGCCCTGGACGACGCCGGCAAGGCGGGCACCGACAGCGTGCACATCGTCTCCATCGACGGCACCAAGGGTGCGGTCCAGGCCATCGTCGAGGGCAACTTCGACGCGGTCATCGAGTCGAACCCCGCGTACGGCCCCTCCGCGCAGGCCGCGCTGGACGCGTACGTGAACGGTGACGGCGCGCCGGCCGTGACGATCACCACCGACAACCAGTACGACCTGTCGAACGCCCAGCAGGCGCTGGACTCCGGCGCCGCCTACTGA
- a CDS encoding NAD(P)-binding protein — protein sequence MVGAGPSGVYAAEALTRQPDVDVSVAVLDRLPVPFGLVRYGVAPDHPSIRSIRSTLERTLDAPGVTFYGDVQIGRDLTVAELRASVDAVVYAYGAGSDRRLGIAGEDLPGSVAAPELVTWYTGHPDVHPDHGGVAPGHPWVPGLISEAREVVVIGAGNVALDVVRVLVRGVDELAATDMPDEVLAALRTRGVRDVHVLARRGPAYTAFTTKELRELGELADLDVLVDPADLVLDVSSTLVAEQDKVAARNLAVLAEWAGRSSTGAAHRVHLHFWTSPLALLGTDRVEGIEVTRSAVDPAGLVRPVGEPWSIPAQLVVRAVGYRGLRLPGAPYDESTGRIPHAEGRVIRDGAFSPGEYVTGWIKRGPTGVIGTNRSDAVETVVSLLEDVDRGLLVPGGREGALGALLAERGLHPLGMPEWHRIDAAEVARGQQHGRLRTTLAHRGELLEAAEPGES from the coding sequence GTGGTCGGCGCGGGCCCGTCGGGTGTCTACGCCGCCGAGGCGCTCACCCGGCAGCCCGACGTCGACGTCAGCGTCGCGGTGCTGGACCGCCTGCCGGTCCCGTTCGGCCTGGTCCGCTACGGCGTCGCGCCCGACCACCCGTCGATCCGCTCCATCCGCAGCACGCTGGAGCGGACCCTCGACGCGCCGGGCGTGACCTTCTACGGCGACGTGCAGATCGGGCGTGACCTCACGGTCGCCGAGCTGCGGGCCAGCGTGGACGCGGTCGTCTACGCGTACGGCGCGGGCAGCGACCGTCGGCTCGGCATCGCGGGGGAGGACCTGCCGGGCAGCGTCGCCGCGCCCGAGCTCGTCACCTGGTACACCGGCCACCCCGACGTCCACCCCGACCACGGCGGGGTCGCCCCGGGCCACCCGTGGGTGCCCGGCCTGATCTCCGAGGCCCGCGAGGTCGTCGTCATCGGCGCCGGGAACGTCGCGCTCGACGTCGTCCGCGTGCTCGTCCGCGGTGTCGACGAGCTGGCCGCCACCGACATGCCGGACGAGGTGCTCGCCGCCCTCCGGACGCGCGGCGTGCGCGACGTGCACGTGCTCGCCCGGCGCGGACCGGCGTACACGGCCTTCACGACCAAGGAGCTGCGCGAGCTCGGGGAGCTCGCCGACCTCGACGTGCTCGTGGACCCGGCCGACCTCGTCCTCGACGTCTCCAGCACGCTGGTCGCCGAGCAGGACAAGGTCGCCGCGCGCAACCTCGCCGTCCTGGCGGAGTGGGCCGGACGCTCCTCGACGGGTGCCGCGCACCGCGTGCACCTGCACTTCTGGACCAGCCCGCTCGCCCTGCTCGGCACCGACCGCGTGGAGGGGATCGAGGTGACCCGGTCGGCGGTCGACCCGGCCGGGCTCGTCCGCCCGGTCGGCGAGCCCTGGTCGATCCCCGCGCAGCTGGTCGTGCGGGCGGTCGGCTACCGCGGGCTGCGCCTGCCCGGCGCCCCGTACGACGAGAGCACCGGCCGGATCCCGCACGCCGAGGGGCGCGTGATCCGCGACGGCGCCTTCTCGCCGGGGGAGTACGTGACCGGCTGGATCAAGCGTGGCCCGACCGGGGTGATCGGGACGAACCGCTCGGACGCGGTGGAGACCGTGGTGTCCCTGCTCGAGGACGTCGACCGCGGTCTGCTGGTGCCCGGAGGCCGCGAGGGGGCGCTCGGTGCGCTGCTCGCCGAGCGTGGCCTGCACCCGTTGGGGATGCCCGAGTGGCACCGCATCGACGCCGCCGAGGTGGCCCGTGGCCAGCAGCACGGACGGCTGCGGACGACCCTGGCCCACCGCGGCGAGCTGCTCGAGGCCGCGGAGCCCGGGGAGTCCTAG
- a CDS encoding LacI family DNA-binding transcriptional regulator, which translates to MGTSSAPRARSSPTIFDVARLAGVSHQTVSRVINNHTSVRETTRQRVQQAVAQLSYRPNAAARAMVGARSRNIGLITTGSSDYGPSSTVLGLLSAARSADYSISLATAVDTEPESVRAAIDLVLGQHVEAVVVVASRIRLLDALAGLSLRVPVLVIESSGRTSPSLSIDQYAGARTATEHLIGLGHRDIAHVAGPGDSMDATERLRGWRDTMAEHGLVAPRPLEGDWTPGSGYRIGNALTQRGSRFTALFVANDQMALGCVHALAGRGISVPDDVSVVGFDDIPEAEHFAPPLTTLRQDFRQLGTNILTTVLDVIEDRPVEPVLRLTPTLVVRRSTRRRA; encoded by the coding sequence ATGGGGACGTCCTCGGCGCCGCGCGCCCGGAGCTCACCGACGATCTTCGACGTCGCCCGGCTCGCCGGGGTCTCGCACCAGACCGTGTCACGGGTGATCAACAACCACACGAGCGTCCGGGAGACGACGCGTCAGCGCGTCCAGCAGGCGGTGGCCCAGCTCAGCTACCGGCCCAACGCCGCGGCCCGGGCGATGGTCGGTGCCCGGTCCCGCAACATCGGGCTCATCACCACGGGTTCGTCCGACTACGGGCCCAGCAGCACGGTCCTCGGGCTGCTGTCGGCGGCCCGCTCCGCGGACTACTCGATCTCGCTCGCCACCGCCGTGGACACCGAGCCCGAGTCGGTGCGCGCGGCGATCGACCTCGTCCTGGGCCAGCACGTCGAGGCCGTGGTCGTCGTCGCCTCGCGGATCCGCCTCCTCGACGCCCTCGCCGGGCTCAGCCTGCGGGTACCGGTGCTCGTCATCGAGTCGAGCGGCCGGACGAGCCCCTCGCTCTCGATCGACCAGTACGCGGGGGCGCGCACCGCCACCGAGCACCTGATCGGCCTCGGGCACCGCGACATCGCGCACGTGGCCGGGCCGGGCGACTCGATGGACGCGACCGAGCGCCTGCGCGGCTGGCGCGACACGATGGCGGAGCACGGGCTCGTCGCCCCACGCCCGCTCGAGGGCGACTGGACGCCCGGCTCCGGCTACCGGATCGGGAACGCGCTGACGCAGCGCGGGTCCCGCTTCACGGCGCTCTTCGTGGCGAACGACCAGATGGCCCTGGGCTGCGTCCACGCCCTCGCCGGGCGGGGCATCAGCGTGCCTGACGACGTCAGCGTGGTGGGCTTCGACGACATCCCCGAGGCGGAGCACTTCGCACCGCCGCTGACCACCCTGCGCCAGGACTTCCGCCAGCTCGGCACCAACATCCTCACCACCGTCCTCGACGTGATCGAGGACCGGCCGGTCGAGCCCGTGCTGCGGCTCACCCCCACCCTCGTCGTCCGCCGCTCGACGCGGCGCCGCGCCTAG
- a CDS encoding ABC transporter permease: MSAATTTAPTTPEPREPSALKARLGLTNGWAAWLRARGVYLALIVLVAYNAFFTFNFLTLATIQLLFAQLPPVIIVSLGMALVIGTGGVDLSVGAIMAIASAVLARFVLAPGDGGLGASIGVAMLFAVVAGVLVGAFNGTVVAVARVQPIVATLGMLVAGRGIALVITGGALIELFVPFFRTVRLGKLLGVPYVMWVAAILAVAAAVLVRRSAFGYRLLAIGGNRRASVLAGLPVQRTLITVYAISGGLAAVAGVIATARLRASDPSFTGLLIELTAITAVVVGGGALAGGQVRILGTVVGAVFIQLLETTLVSHNVPDSGARIVEALIIIAAIYVQRSRSSS, translated from the coding sequence ATGAGCGCCGCCACCACGACCGCACCGACCACCCCGGAGCCCCGCGAGCCGTCCGCGCTCAAGGCGCGGCTCGGGCTGACGAACGGCTGGGCGGCGTGGCTGCGGGCGCGCGGGGTCTACCTCGCGCTGATCGTCCTGGTCGCGTACAACGCCTTCTTCACCTTCAACTTCCTCACCCTGGCGACGATCCAGCTGCTGTTCGCCCAGCTGCCGCCCGTGATCATCGTGTCCCTGGGCATGGCCCTGGTGATCGGCACCGGCGGCGTCGACCTCTCCGTGGGCGCCATCATGGCGATCGCGAGCGCGGTGCTCGCCCGCTTCGTGCTCGCTCCCGGCGACGGCGGGCTGGGCGCCTCGATCGGCGTCGCGATGCTCTTCGCCGTGGTCGCCGGCGTCCTGGTCGGCGCGTTCAACGGGACGGTGGTCGCGGTCGCCCGGGTGCAACCCATCGTCGCCACGCTCGGCATGCTCGTGGCCGGGCGAGGGATCGCGCTGGTCATCACCGGCGGTGCGCTGATCGAGCTCTTCGTGCCGTTCTTCCGCACCGTCCGGCTCGGCAAGCTCCTCGGCGTCCCGTACGTCATGTGGGTCGCCGCGATCCTCGCCGTCGCCGCGGCGGTGCTCGTCCGCCGCAGCGCGTTCGGCTACCGGCTCCTCGCGATCGGTGGCAACCGGCGCGCCAGCGTCCTCGCCGGGCTGCCCGTGCAGCGCACCCTGATCACCGTCTACGCGATCTCCGGCGGGCTCGCCGCCGTGGCCGGGGTCATCGCCACGGCGCGGCTCCGGGCGAGCGACCCGTCCTTCACCGGCCTGCTGATCGAGCTGACCGCCATCACCGCCGTCGTGGTGGGTGGCGGGGCGCTCGCCGGGGGCCAGGTGCGCATCCTCGGCACCGTGGTCGGGGCCGTGTTCATCCAGCTGCTCGAGACCACGCTGGTCTCGCACAACGTGCCGGACTCCGGCGCCCGCATCGTCGAGGCGCTGATCATCATCGCCGCCATCTACGTCCAGCGCTCGAGGAGCAGCTCATGA
- a CDS encoding ABC transporter permease, with translation MTVDRDEVRAAGDGTAVVATAPDRGGRAADLLRTRNLTSIVSRNAAVVGLAVVVIVGIVLVPTFGSVDNFRNVALAASFIAIIAVGMTFVIINGGIDLSVGSTYALAVILSAMASPYGSLAAVLVPLVVTAAVGLLQGLIIARLRLPAFIVTLAGLTGIRGLVFLITHEGNDVPQIPGFKVFEILGTGSFLGIGNPVWIAVVLFAIGWWVLNRTAFGQSVQAVGGNAQAAELMGLPVRRTTATVYVISGLCAGIAGVLTTALSGGGQEARIGDAYELQAIAAVVIGGTLLAGGVGSMVGTAAGVALLFVIQNLIVQGANLNSYVQQVVSGGFLLVVVILQATVSRRSGKAT, from the coding sequence ATGACCGTCGACCGTGACGAGGTCCGGGCGGCCGGGGACGGGACCGCCGTCGTCGCGACGGCCCCCGATCGCGGCGGCCGCGCCGCCGACCTCCTGCGCACCCGGAACCTGACCTCGATCGTCTCCCGGAACGCGGCCGTCGTCGGCCTCGCCGTCGTCGTGATCGTCGGGATCGTCCTGGTGCCGACGTTCGGCTCGGTCGACAACTTCCGCAACGTCGCCCTCGCGGCCTCGTTCATCGCCATCATCGCGGTCGGCATGACCTTCGTGATCATCAACGGCGGCATCGACCTCTCGGTCGGTTCGACGTACGCGCTGGCGGTCATCCTCAGCGCGATGGCGTCGCCGTACGGGTCGCTGGCCGCCGTGCTCGTGCCGCTGGTCGTCACCGCCGCGGTCGGGCTGCTCCAGGGCCTGATCATCGCCCGGCTCCGGCTGCCCGCCTTCATCGTCACCCTGGCCGGGCTGACCGGGATCCGGGGGCTCGTCTTCCTCATCACCCACGAGGGCAACGACGTCCCGCAGATCCCGGGCTTCAAGGTCTTCGAGATCCTCGGCACCGGGTCCTTCCTCGGCATCGGCAACCCGGTCTGGATCGCCGTCGTGCTCTTCGCGATCGGCTGGTGGGTGCTCAACCGCACCGCCTTCGGCCAGAGCGTCCAGGCCGTCGGCGGCAACGCCCAGGCCGCCGAGCTCATGGGCCTGCCGGTCCGTCGCACGACCGCGACGGTCTACGTGATCAGCGGCCTGTGCGCCGGCATCGCGGGCGTCCTCACCACCGCCCTCTCCGGCGGCGGCCAGGAGGCGCGCATCGGCGACGCGTACGAGCTGCAGGCGATCGCGGCCGTGGTCATCGGCGGCACGCTGCTCGCCGGCGGCGTCGGCTCGATGGTCGGTACCGCGGCGGGCGTCGCGCTGCTCTTCGTGATCCAGAACCTCATCGTCCAGGGCGCGAACCTCAACTCCTACGTCCAGCAGGTCGTCTCCGGCGGCTTCCTGCTCGTCGTCGTCATCCTCCAGGCGACCGTCAGCCGCCGATCCGGAAAGGCCACATGA
- the chvE gene encoding multiple monosaccharide ABC transporter substrate-binding protein, which yields MKARKLMSVVAVAAALTMTAAGCGGGRAGTASSEAPAAGANKGALIGVAMPTKTSERWIDDGNNVKSKLEALGYKVDLQYANDSVPQQQQQIESMLNNGAKALIVASIDGTALTTQLADAGKDGVKVIAYDRLINGTPDVDYYVTFDNQKVGVQQGTSLLTGLGILDADGKDTGKAGPFNVELFAGSPDDNNAQFFFNGAMSVLQPYIDKGTLKVVSGQTDFSQVAIQQWKLETAQARMETILNGFYAKGDTKLDGVLSPYDGLSRGILNATKAAGIPNPIVTGQDAEKASDKLIQDGVQYSTIFKDTSKLAETASTMVDAILTGKTPETNDTTTYNNKVKVVPAYLHQSVIITKDNLQKEIIDSGYYTQAEIDKGE from the coding sequence GTGAAAGCACGCAAGCTCATGTCGGTGGTGGCCGTGGCCGCCGCCCTCACCATGACGGCCGCCGGCTGCGGCGGCGGTCGCGCCGGCACGGCCAGCAGCGAGGCGCCGGCCGCCGGCGCCAACAAGGGCGCCCTCATCGGCGTCGCCATGCCGACGAAGACCTCCGAGCGCTGGATCGACGACGGCAACAACGTCAAGTCCAAGCTCGAGGCGCTCGGCTACAAGGTCGACCTGCAGTACGCGAACGACTCCGTGCCGCAGCAGCAGCAGCAGATCGAGTCGATGCTGAACAACGGGGCCAAGGCCCTCATCGTCGCCTCGATCGACGGCACCGCGCTGACCACCCAGCTGGCCGACGCCGGCAAGGACGGCGTCAAGGTCATCGCCTACGACCGCCTGATCAACGGCACGCCGGACGTCGACTACTACGTCACGTTCGACAACCAGAAGGTGGGCGTGCAGCAGGGGACGTCGCTGCTGACCGGCCTCGGGATCCTCGACGCGGACGGCAAGGACACCGGCAAGGCCGGCCCGTTCAACGTCGAGCTCTTCGCCGGCAGCCCCGACGACAACAACGCGCAGTTCTTCTTCAACGGCGCGATGAGCGTCCTGCAGCCCTACATCGACAAGGGCACGCTCAAGGTCGTCTCGGGTCAGACCGACTTCAGCCAGGTCGCCATCCAGCAGTGGAAGCTCGAGACCGCGCAGGCCCGCATGGAGACCATCCTCAACGGGTTCTACGCCAAGGGCGACACCAAGCTCGACGGTGTCCTGTCCCCGTACGACGGCCTCTCGCGCGGCATCCTGAACGCCACCAAGGCCGCCGGCATCCCGAACCCGATCGTCACCGGTCAGGACGCGGAGAAGGCGTCGGACAAGCTGATCCAGGACGGCGTCCAGTACTCGACGATCTTCAAGGACACGTCCAAGCTGGCCGAGACCGCCTCGACGATGGTCGACGCAATCCTCACCGGCAAGACGCCGGAGACCAACGACACGACGACCTACAACAACAAGGTCAAGGTCGTGCCGGCCTACCTGCACCAGTCCGTGATCATCACCAAGGACAACCTGCAGAAGGAGATCATCGACTCGGGTTACTACACCCAGGCCGAGATCGACAAGGGCGAATAG
- the araA gene encoding L-arabinose isomerase, whose protein sequence is MPDSTPTVWFLTGSQGLYGPEIVAQVEQQSQEVVRQLDASDVLPVRVEWKPVLTDSNAIHRLVLAANADPDCIGLIAWMHTFSPAKMWIAGLDALQTPLLHLHTQANVSLPWSEIDMDFMNLNQAAHGDREFGYIQTRLGVRRKTVVGHVSNPDVVRKVADWQRAALGVAAVRSLKLARFGDNMRDVAVTEGDKVEAQRVFGVSVNAYGVNALVAAVDAASDAEVDTLVETYGDLYEIAPELLPGGDRHESLRYGARIEAGMRSFLEAGGFGAFVTNFEDLGGLRQLPGLAVQRLMADGYGFGGEGDWKTSVMLHTMKAMSVGLPQGTSFMEDYTYHLGPGPQKILGSHMLEVCPSIAAAKPRVEIHPLGIGDREDPVRLVFDAAAGPAVVVGICDLGDRFRLVLNEIDVTTPDEPLPRLPVARAVWEPKPDLPTSAECWIAAGGPHHSVLSSAIGTDVMDDFAEMLGVELAVIDADTRPRRFTQELRWNNAYHRLAAGF, encoded by the coding sequence ATGCCTGACTCCACACCCACCGTGTGGTTCCTGACCGGCAGCCAGGGCCTGTACGGCCCCGAGATCGTCGCTCAGGTCGAGCAGCAGTCGCAGGAGGTCGTGCGCCAGCTCGACGCCTCCGACGTGCTCCCCGTCCGCGTGGAGTGGAAGCCGGTCCTGACCGACTCGAACGCCATCCACCGCCTCGTCCTGGCCGCCAACGCGGACCCGGACTGCATCGGGCTGATCGCCTGGATGCACACCTTCTCCCCGGCGAAGATGTGGATCGCGGGCCTCGACGCCCTGCAGACGCCGCTGCTGCACCTGCACACGCAGGCCAACGTCTCGCTGCCGTGGTCCGAGATCGACATGGACTTCATGAACCTGAACCAGGCCGCCCACGGCGACCGCGAGTTCGGCTACATCCAGACCCGGCTCGGCGTGCGTCGCAAGACCGTCGTCGGTCACGTGAGCAACCCCGACGTCGTCCGCAAGGTCGCCGACTGGCAGCGCGCGGCGCTCGGCGTCGCGGCGGTCCGCTCGCTCAAGCTGGCCCGCTTCGGCGACAACATGCGCGACGTGGCCGTCACCGAGGGCGACAAGGTCGAGGCGCAGCGCGTCTTCGGCGTCTCGGTCAACGCGTACGGCGTGAACGCCCTCGTCGCGGCCGTCGACGCCGCGTCGGACGCCGAGGTCGACACGCTCGTCGAGACCTACGGCGACCTGTACGAGATCGCCCCCGAGCTGCTGCCCGGCGGCGACCGGCACGAGTCGCTGCGCTACGGCGCGCGCATCGAGGCCGGGATGCGGAGCTTCCTCGAGGCCGGCGGCTTCGGCGCGTTCGTCACGAACTTCGAGGACCTCGGCGGTCTGCGCCAGCTGCCCGGCCTGGCCGTGCAGCGGCTGATGGCCGACGGCTACGGCTTCGGCGGCGAGGGTGACTGGAAGACCTCGGTCATGCTCCACACGATGAAGGCGATGAGCGTCGGGCTGCCGCAGGGCACCTCGTTCATGGAGGACTACACCTACCACCTCGGCCCGGGCCCGCAGAAGATCCTCGGCTCGCACATGCTCGAGGTCTGCCCGAGCATCGCCGCGGCCAAGCCGCGGGTGGAGATCCACCCGCTGGGCATCGGCGACCGGGAGGACCCGGTCCGCCTGGTCTTCGACGCGGCCGCGGGCCCGGCCGTGGTGGTCGGGATCTGCGACCTCGGCGACCGCTTCCGCCTCGTGCTCAACGAGATCGACGTGACGACCCCCGACGAGCCGCTGCCCAGGCTGCCCGTGGCCCGTGCGGTCTGGGAGCCCAAGCCGGACCTGCCGACCTCGGCCGAGTGCTGGATCGCCGCCGGGGGACCGCACCACAGCGTGCTCTCCAGCGCGATCGGCACCGACGTGATGGACGACTTCGCCGAGATGCTCGGCGTCGAGCTCGCCGTCATCGACGCCGACACCCGCCCGCGGCGTTTCACGCAGGAGCTGCGCTGGAACAACGCCTACCACCGGCTCGCCGCCGGCTTCTGA
- a CDS encoding sugar ABC transporter ATP-binding protein encodes MTATAVQAPTLAVRGLSKTFGGVRALDDVSIDLMPASVHALVGENGAGKSTLIKVMTGVYPIDSGEVLYQGESASFASPRAAQQAGIATIYQEVHLAPQLSVARNFFLGRELKRRGSLDLRRMNTEAAEGLERFGIAVDVRRPLGELGLGIQQMVAIARAVSTQARVVIMDEPTSSLEPREVERLLSVVALLKESGVCVVYVSHKLDEVFAACDTITVLRDGKLVWTGPTADTNRRQLISRMLGRDAAELDEGRLTRLAGRPPVADAEPVLRASHLSRRLVLDDVSLVVRPGEVVGLAGLLGSGRSETAKTVFGALPLDSGEISIDGRPLRRQTPASRIRNKIAFLPEDRKAEGIIPELSIRDNIGLAALPQLTRLGFVNRSKLDAIVKVFFDRLRIRAYGPSQKVSELSGGNQQKVLLARLLCLNPRVLLLDEPTRGIDVGAKAEVQGLIAELAEKGLAVVLISSELEEVVEGSDSVVVLRDGAQLGALFGDEITEDNIMDMIAEAADSEVAAEAAPAEIAPAEPGHAEQVDADQETGR; translated from the coding sequence ATGACCGCAACCGCGGTGCAGGCACCCACGCTCGCCGTGCGGGGGCTCAGCAAGACGTTCGGCGGCGTACGCGCCCTCGACGACGTGTCGATCGACCTGATGCCGGCCTCGGTGCACGCGCTCGTCGGCGAGAACGGCGCCGGCAAGTCGACGCTGATCAAGGTGATGACCGGGGTCTACCCGATCGACAGCGGCGAGGTGCTGTACCAGGGCGAGTCCGCGAGCTTCGCGTCGCCGCGTGCCGCCCAGCAGGCGGGCATCGCGACGATCTACCAGGAGGTGCACCTCGCACCCCAGCTCTCCGTCGCCCGCAACTTCTTCCTCGGTCGCGAGCTCAAGCGTCGCGGCTCGCTCGACCTGCGCCGGATGAACACCGAGGCGGCCGAGGGCCTCGAGCGCTTCGGCATCGCCGTCGACGTGCGCCGTCCGCTCGGCGAGCTCGGCCTCGGCATCCAGCAGATGGTGGCCATCGCCCGCGCCGTCTCCACGCAGGCCCGTGTCGTGATCATGGACGAGCCGACGTCGTCGCTCGAGCCCCGCGAGGTGGAGCGGCTGCTCTCGGTCGTGGCGCTGCTCAAGGAGTCCGGCGTCTGCGTCGTCTACGTCTCGCACAAGCTCGACGAGGTCTTCGCCGCCTGCGACACCATCACGGTGCTGCGCGACGGCAAGCTCGTCTGGACCGGGCCGACCGCCGACACGAACCGCCGCCAGCTCATCTCCCGCATGCTGGGCCGCGACGCCGCCGAGCTGGACGAGGGCAGGCTGACCCGCCTGGCCGGCCGGCCGCCGGTCGCCGACGCCGAGCCCGTCCTGCGGGCCAGCCACCTGAGCCGTCGCCTCGTCCTCGACGACGTGTCGCTGGTCGTCCGCCCGGGCGAGGTCGTCGGGCTCGCCGGCCTGCTCGGCTCGGGGCGCAGCGAGACGGCCAAGACCGTCTTCGGCGCGCTGCCGCTCGACTCCGGCGAGATCAGCATCGACGGCCGCCCGCTGCGCCGTCAGACGCCCGCCTCGCGGATCCGCAACAAGATCGCCTTCCTGCCCGAGGACCGCAAGGCCGAGGGGATCATCCCGGAGCTGTCGATCCGCGACAACATCGGGCTCGCCGCGCTGCCGCAGCTGACGCGCCTCGGCTTCGTCAACCGGTCCAAGCTCGACGCGATCGTCAAGGTCTTCTTCGACCGGCTGCGGATCCGGGCGTACGGGCCGAGCCAGAAGGTCTCCGAGCTCTCCGGCGGCAACCAGCAGAAGGTGCTGCTCGCCCGGCTGCTCTGCCTCAACCCCCGGGTCCTCCTGCTCGACGAGCCGACCCGCGGGATCGACGTGGGGGCCAAGGCCGAGGTCCAGGGCCTGATCGCCGAGCTCGCGGAGAAGGGCCTCGCGGTGGTGCTCATCTCCTCCGAGCTCGAGGAGGTCGTCGAGGGGTCCGACAGCGTCGTGGTCCTGCGCGACGGCGCCCAGCTCGGCGCCCTCTTCGGCGACGAGATCACCGAGGACAACATCATGGACATGATCGCCGAGGCGGCCGACTCCGAGGTGGCCGCCGAGGCCGCCCCCGCCGAGATCGCCCCCGCCGAGCCGGGTCACGCCGAGCAGGTCGACGCCGACCAGGAGACCGGACGATGA
- a CDS encoding L-ribulose-5-phosphate 4-epimerase, whose amino-acid sequence MSTITADVAATLLEVRREVAELHAELPRNELVVWTAGNVSARVPGRDLLVIKPSGVSYDELTPETMVVTDLEGRLVEGERNPSSDTAAHAYVYANMPHVNGVVHTHSTYATAWAARGEAIPCVLTMMADEFGGPVPVGPFAIIGDDSIGRGIVATLADHRSPAVLMQNHGVFTVGRSARAAVKAAVLCEEVARTVHISRQLGEPIPIDQTHVDALYDRYQNAYGQH is encoded by the coding sequence ATGAGCACCATCACCGCCGACGTCGCGGCCACCCTCCTCGAGGTCCGCCGCGAGGTCGCCGAGCTCCACGCCGAGCTGCCCCGCAACGAGCTGGTCGTCTGGACCGCGGGCAACGTCTCCGCGCGCGTCCCCGGCCGGGACCTGCTCGTCATCAAGCCGTCGGGCGTCAGCTACGACGAGCTCACCCCCGAGACGATGGTCGTCACCGACCTCGAGGGCCGCCTGGTCGAGGGGGAGCGCAACCCGTCCTCCGACACCGCGGCCCACGCGTACGTCTACGCGAACATGCCCCACGTCAACGGCGTCGTGCACACGCACTCGACCTACGCGACCGCCTGGGCGGCCCGGGGCGAGGCGATCCCGTGCGTCCTCACGATGATGGCCGACGAGTTCGGCGGCCCCGTGCCGGTCGGACCTTTCGCGATCATCGGCGACGACTCCATCGGACGGGGTATCGTCGCCACGCTCGCGGACCACCGGTCGCCCGCGGTGCTGATGCAGAACCACGGGGTCTTCACCGTCGGTCGCTCGGCGCGCGCGGCGGTCAAGGCCGCGGTGCTGTGCGAGGAGGTCGCCCGGACGGTGCACATCTCCCGCCAGCTCGGCGAGCCGATCCCCATCGACCAGACGCACGTGGACGCCCTCTACGACCGCTACCAGAACGCCTACGGCCAGCACTGA